The Musa acuminata AAA Group cultivar baxijiao chromosome BXJ2-2, Cavendish_Baxijiao_AAA, whole genome shotgun sequence genome has a segment encoding these proteins:
- the LOC135605000 gene encoding HMG1/2-like protein, giving the protein MRGGKSRAAASSKDDTKVAGKRKAADNQGKRAKRGKAGKDPNKPKRPPSAFFVFMEEFRKEFQEKHPENKKVSVVSKACGDKWKSMSEADKAPYVAKAAKRKAEYEKIIASYNKKQSEGSSGNASPAEEVVEEGSKSEVDDEEDGNGEEEEDEE; this is encoded by the exons ATGAGAGGGGGCAAATCGAGGGCCGCGGCGTCAAGCAAGGATGACACCAA GGTGGCGGGGAAGAGAAAGGCGGCCGACAATCAGGGTAAGAGGGCAAAGAGAGGGAAGGCTGGCAAGGACCCGAACAAGCCCAAGAGGCCTCCGAGCGCCTTCTTCGTCTTCAT GGAGGAATTTAGAAAAGAGTTCCAGGAGAAACACCCTGAGAATAAGAAAGTCTCCGTG GTTAGCAAAGCATGTGGGGACAAATGGAAATCCATGTCTGAGGCT GATAAAGCTCCATACGTAGCAAAGGCAGCCAAGAGAAAGGCTGAGTATGAGAAGATCATTGCTTCATACAACAAGAAGCAG TCTGAGGGTTCTAGTGGTAATGCAAGTCCCGCGGAGGAAGTCGTAGAAGAGGGGTCTAAATCTGAGGTAGATGATGAAGAAGACGGAAATGGAGAG gaagaagaggatgaagagtAG
- the LOC103975827 gene encoding uncharacterized protein LOC103975827, which translates to MASSTTTEKTFHVRSVSLPSRTHPTTLRVEEELHKLKPFVESSLASLSSITNEVICNGLKDLAALYDGIEDLLHQPNIQQGLRRSNQTKALEEDVDGSMRLLDLCGTMKDAVVTSKEHAQDLQLALRRRGDSSTGEKVQAYICSRKETQKTIKKCYKDLKQMDAKCQCVSLTSEDSDLPVISRLLNEARMITRSLLFSILQSLVMPKTKATWWPFASKAMRVASKKGLLGIWHADASSLCAALQDADAEKTMMGQNQLKALEISFGDLENGLEHLFRRLIQNRVSLLNILSL; encoded by the coding sequence ATGGCCAGTTCTACCACAACAGAGAAGACCTTCCATGTTCGTTCAGTGAGTTTGCCTTCCCGAACTCATCCAACTACGCTCAGGGTCGAAGAAGAGCTGCACAAACTGAAGCCTTTTGTAGAATCATCACTTGCATCTCTGTCCTCCATCACAAACGAGGTGATCTGCAATGGATTGAAAGATCTTGCTGCTCTGTATGATGGCATCGAAGATCTTCTTCACCAACCAAACATCCAGCAAGGCCTACGCCGCTCCAACCAAACAAAAGCTTTGGAGGAGGATGTTGATGGATCAATGAGGTTGTTggacctctgtggtaccatgaagGATGCAGTCGTTACATCAAAAGAGCATGCGCAAGATCTTCAGCTTGCGCTTCGAAGAAGAGGTGACAGTTCTACCGGAGAAAAAGTGCAGGCCTACATTTGCTCAAGAAAGGAGACACAGAAGACCATCAAGAAGTGCTATAAAGATTTGAAGCAGATGGATGCCAAATGTCAGTGTGTCTCTCTTACCTCTGAAGATTCAGATCTCCCAGTGATCTCAAGGCTACTGAATGAAGCAAGAATGATCACCAGATCTCTCCTTTTCTCAATCTTGCAATCATTGGTCATGCCAAAAACCAAAGCAACCTGGTGGCCTTTTGCCTCCAAGGCTATGCGAGTGGCATCCAAGAAGGGCTTACTTGGAATATGGCATGCAGATGCCTCCTCCCTATGTGCAGCTCTTCAAGATGCTGATGCTGAGAAGACAATGATGGGCCAAAATCAGTTGAAGGCACTTGAGATCAGTTTTGGAGATCTTGAGAATGGTTTGGAACACTTGTTTCGGAGACTGATCCAGAACAGGGTGTCACTCCTTAACATTCTCAGCCTCTAG
- the LOC135605688 gene encoding protein ALTERED XYLOGLUCAN 9-like has translation MVGPAAAAQLGALAACIVLFVPLGMAGWHLSRNKVLFFSGALFISLAVAVHLAPHLPSLSLLLLSSLSPSAPIISTTSSSSSDPITTPTFSSCLPFLHDIDWHQESPSSPPTWRWAPPPHAAACGFQRLPRADASDLLNGSWILVAGDSQARLLALALLRLLLDPVALPPVEADLFRRHSDYHAALPTRGLTLDFVWAPFESNLTALLRGLRRRSPASRPDVLILGSGLWHMLHFTNSSLYGESLVSLKRAAVALLSTAPAQPPHMFWLGLPTLVNSMLNTEEKRARMNATVWDEYDREVSESTILRSSGGPLLLLDIGLLSQGCGQGCTTDGMHYDSVVYEAAFHIMLNALLIESQQRI, from the coding sequence ATGGTGGGCCCCGCGGCCGCGGCGCAGCTGGGCGCCCTAGCGGCGTGCATCGTCCTCTTCGTGCCGCTGGGCATGGCCGGGTGGCACCTTAGCCGCAACAAGGTCCTCTTCTTCAGCGGCGCCCTCTTCATCTCACTCGCCGTTGCCGTCCACCTCGCCCCCCACCTCCCAtccctctctcttctcctcctctcctccctctctccctccGCTCCCATCATCAGTACcacatcctcctcttcctccgatcCAATTACCACGCCTACCTTCTCCTCTTGCCTCCCTTTCCTCCACGACATCGATTGGCATCAAGAATCCCCTTCCTCTCCACCGACCTGGCGGTGGGCGCCGCCTCCGCACGCCGCCGCCTGCGGCTTCCAGCGACTCCCCCGCGCCGACGCCTCCGACCTCCTCAACGGCTCCTGGATCCTCGTCGCCGGTGACTCCCAGGCTCGGCTTCTCGCCCTtgccctcctccgcctcctcctcgacCCCGTCGCCCTCCCGCCCGTCGAGGCCGACCTCTTCCGCCGCCACTCCGACTACCATGCCGCCCTCCCCACCCGCGGCCTCACCCTCGACTTCGTCTGGGCCCCCTTCGAATCCAACCTCACGGCCCTCCTTCGCGGCCTCCGCCGCCGCAGCCCCGCTTCCCGCCCTGACGTGCTAATCCTCGGCTCCGGCCTCTGGCACATGCTGCATTTCACCAACTCGTCCCTCTACGGCGAGTCCCTCGTCTCGCTCAAGCGCGCCGCCGTCGCACTGCTCTCCACCGCACCGGCACAGCCGCCCCACATGTTCTGGCTTGGGTTGCCGACGCTGGTCAACTCGATGCTGAACACCGAGGAGAAGAGGGCGAGGATGAATGCGACGGTGTGGGATGAGTATGACCGCGAGGTGAGCGAGAGTACCATCCTGCGAAGCTCCGGGGGGCCGTTGTTACTGCTAGATATCGGATTGTTGAGCCAGGGCTGCGGACAGGGTTGTACAACCGACGGGATGCACTACGACAGTGTGGTATACGAGGCAGCCTTTCACATTATGCTTAATGCTCTGTTGATCGAGTCCCAGCAGCGGATATGA
- the LOC103975828 gene encoding butanoate--CoA ligase AAE1, translating into MEEREFGGRRTMEGSIRCSANYVPLSPLSFLERAAVVYADRTSVIYGSTTYTWKQTRDRCLRLASALSTLGISRHDVVAVLAANVPAMYELHFAVPMAGAVLCTLNTRHDSAMVSVLLKHSEAKIFFVDSHLLEIGQGALKLLSESNINPPTMIIISDFNDSIPIVRGVHMSLNADYETLLQTAPPNFEIKWPNDECDPISINYTSGTTSKPKGVIYSHRGGYLNAIATILSNDITTMPVYLWTVPMFHCNGWCLAWGMAAQGGINICLRNVTAKAIFDMIALHKVTNLGGAPTVLNMIINAPITERKPLPGKVGVMTGAAPPPSQVLSKMEELGFTVTHAYGLTETYGPATVCTWKPEWDALPLEERAKLKARQGLHHIGMEEIDIKDPVTMKSVPADGHTIGEVMFRGNTVMNGYYKDLNATMDAMSGGWYRSGDLGVRQADGYIQIKDRSKDIIISGGENISSIEVESVLFSHPTVLEAAVVARPDDYWGETPCAFVKLKDGVNISAEDIMKFCRARLPHYMAPRTVVFEDLPKTSTGKTQKFILREKAKAMGSIFRKGGSKL; encoded by the exons ATGGAGGAGAGAGAGTTCGGCGGAAGGAGGACGATGGAAGGCAGCATCCGGTGCTCGGCCAATTACGTACCGCTGTCTCCGCTGAGCTTCCTCGAGCGCGCGGCAGTTGTCTACGCCGATCGTACCTCCGTCATCTACGGCTCCACCACCTACACCTGGAAGCAGACGCGCGATCGCTGCCTCAGGCTCGCTTCCGCCCTCTCCACCCTCGGCATCTCCCGCCATGACGTC GTTGCTGTGCTTGCCGCAAATGTTCCAGCTATGTATGAGCTACATTTTGCTGTCCCAATGGCCGGTGCTGTTCTCTGCACACTCAATACACGGCATGATTCAGCCATGGTCTCTGTTCTACTTAAGCATTCAGAGGCAAAGATCTTCTTTGTCGACTCCCACCTTCTTGAAATTGGCCAGGGAGCATTAAAGCTTCTCTCTGAGTCCAACATCAACCCTCCCACTATGATcataatctcggattttaatgactcCATTCCCATAGTCCGAGGTGTTCATATGTCACTTAATGCAGATTATGAGACCCTTCTGCAAACTGCCCCTCCTAACTTTGAGATCAAATGGCCCAATGATGAATGCGATCCAATCTCGATAAACTATACTTCTGGCACTACTTCAAAGCCAAAAGGAGTCATCTATAGTCACAGAGGTGGATACCTGAATGCCATCGCAACGATTCTTTCCAATGACATAACAACAATGCCAGTTTATTTGTGGACTGTACCCATGTTCCATTGCAACGGATGGTGCCTTGCATGGGGCATGGCAGCTCAAGGAGGCATCAATATCTGCCTCCGAAATGTTACAGCAAAGGCCATATTTGATATGATTGCCCTTCACAAGGTAACCAACTTGGGCGGTGCACCAACAGTCCTTAATATGATCATAAATGCGCCAATCACAGAAAGAAAACCACTTCCTGGAAAAGTAGGAGTGATGACTGGTGCTGCACCTCCCCCTTCCCAAGTCTTGTCCAAGATGGAAGAGCTGGGTTTTACTGTCACTCATGCTTATGGTCTCACTGAAACTTATGGTCCAGCAACTGTATGTACTTGGAAACCTGAGTGGGATGCATTACCCCTCGAGGAAAGAGCGAAGCTGAAGGCCCGCCAGGGGCTTCATCACATTGGAATGGAGGAGATTGACATAAAAGATCCGGTCACCATGAAGAGTGTTCCTGCTGATGGGCATACGATCGGAGAGGTGATGTTCCGAGGCAACACAGTGATGAATGGGTACTATAAGGATCTAAATGCAACAATGGATGCTATGAGTGGAGGATGGTATCGATCAGGGGATCTTGGAGTCAGGCAAGCAGATGGCTATATACAGATCAAGGATCGATCAAAGGACATTATAATATCAGGTGGGGAGAATATAAGCTCAATTGAGGTGGAGTCAGTGCTCTTCAGCCACCCGACAGTGCTTGAAGCAGCAGTAGTTGCAAGGCCTGATGACTACTGGGGTGAGACACCCTGTGCATTTGTCAAGCTGAAGGATGGTGTTAATATCAGTGCAGAGGATATTATGAAGTTTTGCCGTGCTCGATTACCTCATTACATGGCTCCCCGAACAGTTGTGTTTGAGGATCTACCAAAGACTTCCACCGGGAAGACTCAAAAGTTTATACTTAGGGAGAAGGCCAAGGCCATGGGAAGCATCTTTAGGAAGGGTGGAAGCAAGCTTTGA